A single window of Granulicella mallensis MP5ACTX8 DNA harbors:
- a CDS encoding glycoside hydrolase family 27 protein — protein sequence MPRLFVKRLAILASVLLCAHVGIAQSSLVPTPPMGWNSWNHFFQHVTDADVRAAADAMVANGMRDAGYVYVNIDDGWQGTRRPDGTIQSNDRFPDMKTLADYVHTRGLKLGIYSSPGLKTCAKFEGSYGHEMQDAKTYAAWGIDYLKYDLCSFGDKLTVAGNGDQAAPAAFAAQQEAYRKMHDALVAAGRPIVFSLCQYGMSNVWEWGPEVGGNLWRTTGDISDKYDRMALIGFSQAGLSRYAGPGHWNDPDMLEVGNGGMTLDEYRTHMSLWAILAAPLLAGNDLRHMKPEHLAILENKDAIAIDQDSLGKQGDRVSALGPYELWTKPMSHGRTAIALFNRGELAHTMRVNLRELGISPGAHIRNVWANADLPFSDIINPIIPKHGVVLLLVTR from the coding sequence ATGCCTCGTCTGTTTGTGAAACGTCTCGCCATTCTCGCATCCGTGCTTCTCTGCGCTCACGTCGGCATCGCACAGTCCAGCCTCGTGCCCACGCCACCGATGGGATGGAACAGCTGGAATCATTTCTTTCAGCATGTGACAGACGCCGATGTGCGCGCCGCGGCTGACGCTATGGTTGCCAATGGCATGCGCGATGCCGGCTATGTCTACGTCAACATCGATGACGGCTGGCAGGGAACTCGCCGCCCCGATGGCACTATCCAGAGCAACGATCGCTTTCCCGACATGAAGACTCTCGCCGACTACGTCCACACACGTGGCCTGAAGCTTGGCATCTACTCCTCACCAGGACTCAAGACCTGTGCGAAGTTCGAAGGCAGTTACGGCCACGAGATGCAGGATGCGAAAACATACGCCGCCTGGGGCATCGACTATCTCAAGTACGACCTCTGCAGCTTTGGCGATAAGCTCACCGTGGCCGGTAACGGTGACCAGGCCGCGCCTGCTGCCTTTGCCGCGCAGCAGGAGGCGTACCGCAAGATGCATGATGCCCTGGTTGCGGCTGGCCGTCCCATCGTCTTCAGCCTTTGCCAGTACGGCATGAGCAACGTCTGGGAGTGGGGCCCGGAGGTCGGCGGCAACCTCTGGCGCACGACTGGCGACATCTCCGATAAGTACGATCGCATGGCTCTCATCGGCTTCTCGCAGGCCGGTCTCTCCCGCTACGCAGGCCCCGGACACTGGAACGATCCCGACATGCTTGAGGTCGGCAACGGCGGAATGACGCTTGACGAGTACAGAACCCACATGAGCCTCTGGGCTATCCTTGCCGCTCCGCTGCTCGCCGGCAACGACCTTCGCCACATGAAGCCCGAGCATCTCGCTATCCTTGAGAACAAAGACGCCATCGCAATCGACCAGGACAGCCTTGGCAAACAGGGGGATCGTGTGTCCGCGCTCGGCCCCTATGAGCTCTGGACGAAGCCCATGTCCCACGGCCGCACGGCCATTGCGCTCTTCAATCGCGGCGAGCTTGCTCACACGATGCGCGTCAATCTGCGCGAGCTCGGTATATCGCCCGGCGCACACATCCGCAATGTCTGGGCCAACGCCGATCTGCCGTTCAGCGATATCATCAACCCCATCATCCCGAAGCACGGTGTCGTGCTGCTTCTGGTTACTCGCTGA
- a CDS encoding TonB-dependent receptor, with amino-acid sequence MRRALNLLLPGILLSCCSFSILFAQVNTAGLSGHVADTSGAAMADIHVKTLNRATGYLREMSTDRSGYYTFLNMPIGSYTVTVEENGFATAIDSVELNVGGKSRRDFTLRLQTVNQVIEVREDNSSLSPDDASISTLVDQDVIANTPLYLRNWDDLLRAVPGVQISRYTEQAGSSAPGRTGDFNVNGVHSLQNNFILDGIDNNTFSENVQELSTEVAHPSVDVIQQFNIITNPYSAEYGRSPGAVVSINTKGGTNAVHGALYEYIRNSYFDANDFFSNLYGFRRPENNQNQFGASIGGPLRHNKLFYFSNYEGTRIREGVSRTSTVPLPNERIGDFSPATAARVGVTYPIIVNPSTGQPFANNQIPSADLDPAIQAVMALFPQPNVPHPQGQSDLNNYARNALTIDNNDSYDERVDWTPSTNNVIFGRYNYANRSRMVPGYLGGLADGSTNSAWGHLFLESNSFVIGWTHVFRPSVLNDLRFGFIRDHVLSEQLPFSLPQTAGDYIPGIPDVAAAGGGLPLIKFSSSYAFIGSPIYLPKEQAPQQFQYNDTLAVATGKHNLKFGATLSAPMRNIFQDEAAVRGSLDFESTFTHFAYADGLLGLVNQVQLTNNDVVDQRLWMAAGFLQDDWKILPRLTLNLGLRYEFATPPVEGKNRLANFNPSGAGSLVFAHSGSLADRALVDPNKKDFAPRVALAYSPDTKTVLRVGYGTYYTSFERFGSEDELALNPPFLLNKEVTASAGVPALVARQGFSNDFLDPNSINSNNLQSFHIRAVSQHAPSPTVQQWSLGFQREIASFWTLQLDYVGTKSTHLDLIYDYNQPLIVGNHSTGLVPYPNFGYIEYTTPIGYGNYNGLQGSLVRRMQNGLTLRASFTYSRSLDNSPEELENGSGGAPNGRAPGAWYGPSDFDVPHRVSVNYIYEPHFGYLKAPFLRGILEGFRTSGVYTFYSGIPYQINAGSTLGNSLDPYGAATNVPNLIGKPHTVGKVDCWFYASQNQACRVDAPHLTDSYSLPNSGYVGDLARNTMRGPHTSVFDAALLREFPLEHANLEFRWEVFNMANTPLFGQPNGDFSSGAAGQITTLSGDQRTMQFALRLSF; translated from the coding sequence ATGAGACGCGCCCTCAATCTGCTTTTGCCTGGAATACTACTCTCCTGTTGCAGCTTCAGTATTCTCTTCGCTCAAGTTAATACCGCTGGATTGAGTGGTCATGTTGCGGATACGTCGGGCGCGGCGATGGCGGACATCCACGTGAAGACGTTGAACCGTGCTACCGGCTATCTCCGGGAGATGAGCACGGATCGCTCTGGCTACTACACGTTTCTGAATATGCCAATTGGCAGCTATACCGTCACAGTCGAAGAAAACGGATTTGCCACTGCTATTGATAGCGTCGAGTTGAATGTAGGGGGGAAGTCCAGACGAGACTTCACGCTGCGGCTGCAAACCGTTAACCAGGTGATCGAGGTTCGCGAAGACAACAGCAGTCTATCCCCGGATGATGCGTCCATCAGCACTCTGGTCGATCAGGATGTCATCGCCAATACACCTCTTTATCTCCGGAACTGGGACGATCTGTTGCGCGCAGTTCCAGGAGTGCAGATCAGCCGTTACACAGAACAGGCGGGGAGCAGTGCTCCTGGACGCACAGGCGACTTCAACGTGAACGGCGTCCACTCCCTGCAAAACAACTTTATTCTCGACGGCATCGATAACAACACGTTCTCGGAGAATGTTCAGGAGTTGAGCACGGAGGTCGCGCATCCTTCGGTGGATGTGATTCAGCAATTCAACATCATCACGAACCCTTATTCAGCGGAGTATGGACGGAGCCCGGGGGCAGTGGTATCGATCAATACCAAGGGCGGAACGAATGCTGTTCACGGTGCACTTTATGAATACATTCGCAATAGCTACTTCGATGCCAATGATTTTTTCTCTAACCTCTATGGATTCAGAAGGCCGGAAAATAATCAGAACCAATTCGGGGCAAGTATCGGCGGCCCGCTTCGGCATAACAAATTGTTCTACTTTTCGAATTATGAGGGGACACGTATCCGGGAAGGTGTCTCCCGTACGTCGACTGTCCCACTGCCCAATGAACGGATTGGAGATTTCAGCCCGGCAACGGCTGCGAGGGTAGGGGTAACCTATCCGATTATCGTCAATCCCTCTACAGGGCAGCCGTTTGCGAACAACCAGATCCCCTCAGCCGATCTCGATCCTGCGATTCAGGCGGTCATGGCGCTTTTTCCTCAGCCCAATGTGCCGCATCCGCAAGGGCAGAGCGATTTGAATAACTATGCGCGAAACGCTCTCACCATCGATAACAACGATAGCTACGACGAGCGCGTCGACTGGACGCCCTCCACGAACAATGTGATCTTTGGGCGCTACAACTATGCGAATCGCAGCCGCATGGTTCCGGGCTATCTCGGAGGCCTGGCGGATGGCTCAACGAACTCAGCGTGGGGACATCTATTTCTCGAATCCAACAGCTTTGTGATCGGTTGGACTCATGTCTTTCGTCCCTCGGTCCTGAACGATCTTCGCTTTGGATTTATCCGGGACCACGTTCTGAGCGAGCAGCTCCCCTTCTCGCTGCCACAGACCGCGGGTGACTATATTCCCGGCATTCCTGATGTTGCCGCGGCGGGAGGCGGTTTGCCGCTGATCAAGTTCAGCAGCTCTTATGCTTTTATCGGCTCCCCGATCTATCTGCCCAAGGAACAGGCTCCTCAACAATTTCAATATAACGACACACTTGCAGTCGCCACGGGCAAGCATAATTTGAAATTCGGCGCGACCCTGTCAGCTCCGATGCGCAACATCTTCCAGGATGAAGCAGCGGTACGTGGTTCGTTGGATTTCGAATCTACCTTCACTCATTTCGCTTACGCCGACGGATTGCTCGGATTGGTCAACCAGGTGCAGCTAACCAATAACGACGTTGTGGACCAGCGGCTCTGGATGGCCGCAGGATTTCTACAGGACGACTGGAAGATCCTGCCGCGGCTTACGCTGAATCTCGGTTTGCGATACGAGTTCGCAACGCCCCCCGTGGAGGGCAAGAACCGTCTCGCCAACTTTAATCCCAGCGGGGCAGGGTCGCTCGTATTTGCGCACTCCGGGTCCCTTGCCGATCGCGCGCTCGTTGATCCCAATAAGAAGGACTTTGCTCCGAGAGTGGCTCTCGCCTACTCGCCTGACACGAAGACCGTGCTTCGGGTAGGGTACGGCACGTATTACACCTCGTTTGAACGTTTTGGAAGCGAAGATGAGTTGGCCCTGAATCCGCCTTTCCTGCTCAATAAGGAAGTCACGGCATCGGCGGGAGTTCCAGCTCTCGTTGCCAGGCAAGGGTTTTCCAATGACTTTCTCGATCCGAACAGCATTAACAGCAATAACCTGCAGAGCTTTCACATCCGCGCGGTAAGTCAGCACGCACCATCGCCTACGGTGCAGCAGTGGAGCCTTGGGTTTCAGCGCGAGATCGCCTCTTTCTGGACGCTGCAGCTTGATTACGTGGGCACAAAATCCACCCATCTCGACCTGATCTATGACTACAACCAGCCACTGATCGTGGGTAACCACTCCACCGGACTGGTGCCGTATCCGAACTTCGGCTACATCGAATACACGACGCCCATCGGCTATGGAAACTACAACGGTCTGCAAGGCAGCCTGGTCCGGCGGATGCAGAACGGCCTCACGCTGCGGGCCTCCTTCACCTATTCGCGAAGCCTCGACAATAGTCCGGAAGAGTTGGAGAACGGCTCGGGAGGCGCTCCGAACGGGCGCGCTCCAGGGGCCTGGTATGGGCCGAGCGATTTCGATGTGCCTCACCGGGTCTCCGTCAATTACATCTACGAGCCTCACTTCGGCTATCTCAAGGCACCGTTTTTAAGGGGCATCCTCGAAGGCTTCCGTACCTCGGGCGTGTACACCTTCTACAGCGGAATTCCCTACCAGATAAATGCAGGCAGCACTCTCGGCAACTCGCTCGATCCCTACGGAGCAGCGACGAATGTCCCCAACCTGATCGGCAAGCCGCATACCGTTGGAAAGGTTGATTGCTGGTTCTATGCCAGCCAGAACCAGGCGTGTCGGGTCGATGCGCCTCACCTGACGGACAGCTATAGCCTTCCTAATTCCGGCTATGTCGGAGATCTGGCCCGAAATACGATGCGCGGTCCGCATACCAGTGTCTTCGATGCTGCGTTGTTGCGAGAGTTCCCGCTCGAGCATGCCAATCTGGAGTTTCGCTGGGAGGTCTTCAATATGGCCAATACGCCCCTCTTTGGGCAGCCAAACGGCGATTTCAGCAGCGGCGCAGCTGGTCAGATCACCACTCTCTCCGGCGATCAAAGAACGATGCAGTTCGCGCTACGGCTTTCTTTTTGA
- a CDS encoding glycoside hydrolase family 28 protein produces MRLNNPIPRRDFLQLSAGAFAYSGLAQKFVDPRDTGARGDGHTLNTNALQKAVDQAAAAGGGVVVIPPGDFLSGGLVLRSHVTLHLEAGAILRGSPRVEDYEYRPGPPVEGDSNGHHLLFALDAEDIAITGHGTIDGGGSAFWHRKGRSTPRPEDLWGDVIAWDYEPATPRRPSPMIELARCRNVRIEGVTLTNAPGWTLRPVACETVLIRGIRVRNPIYAPNTDGMDITACRNVFVSDCDIATGDDAICIKSENPYGELLPTKNITVTNCVLSTCCNGFKVGTSTHGRVENIVFSNSVIYNESTTPLNERATSGIALEVVDGGSMSGVLISNIQMENARTPLFVRLGRRKPAQGSFLRGIRFEQIHATGALLTSSITGLPDMPVEDVVIANSSFRMSEHGSAAWTHAEIPEYAERYPEARMFGRLPASGVYVRHAREIRIKNTEFRTDLPEERPAIVCDEVHDLELCGLTMSAPSSTEAAIELRNTSDAFIQGARVTQQAASMLHVSGASSRHIVLSANDLSRVRTPSVFSDGASAEAIVSL; encoded by the coding sequence ATGCGACTCAATAACCCCATCCCACGCCGCGATTTCCTCCAGCTCTCTGCTGGCGCCTTCGCGTACTCCGGACTTGCTCAGAAGTTCGTCGATCCTCGCGACACCGGAGCCCGTGGTGACGGTCATACCCTCAACACCAACGCCCTGCAGAAAGCGGTCGATCAGGCTGCTGCCGCTGGAGGAGGTGTGGTCGTGATTCCCCCCGGCGACTTCCTCTCTGGTGGCCTCGTCCTTCGCAGCCACGTGACTCTTCACCTTGAGGCCGGAGCCATTCTCCGTGGCAGCCCACGCGTGGAAGATTACGAGTACAGACCCGGTCCTCCCGTCGAAGGTGATTCCAATGGCCACCATCTTCTTTTCGCTCTTGACGCTGAAGACATCGCCATCACCGGCCACGGAACCATCGACGGAGGTGGCTCCGCCTTCTGGCATCGCAAAGGCCGTTCCACTCCGCGCCCTGAAGATCTCTGGGGCGACGTCATCGCCTGGGACTACGAGCCCGCCACGCCACGCCGCCCGTCGCCGATGATCGAGTTGGCCCGTTGCCGCAATGTTCGCATCGAAGGTGTGACCCTGACGAACGCTCCCGGCTGGACCCTTCGCCCCGTCGCCTGTGAGACCGTTCTTATCCGCGGCATCCGCGTCCGAAACCCCATCTACGCGCCTAACACCGACGGCATGGATATCACTGCCTGTCGCAACGTCTTCGTCTCCGACTGCGACATCGCTACTGGGGACGACGCCATCTGCATCAAGAGCGAGAACCCCTATGGCGAGCTGCTTCCGACAAAGAACATCACCGTTACTAACTGCGTGCTCTCCACTTGCTGCAACGGCTTCAAGGTTGGTACCTCAACCCACGGCCGCGTCGAGAACATCGTCTTCAGCAACTCGGTGATCTACAACGAATCCACTACTCCGCTCAATGAACGTGCCACGTCGGGCATCGCGCTTGAGGTCGTTGACGGCGGAAGCATGAGTGGTGTCCTCATCTCCAACATCCAGATGGAGAACGCCCGTACGCCTCTATTCGTGCGCCTCGGACGCCGCAAGCCCGCGCAAGGATCCTTTCTTCGGGGCATTCGCTTTGAGCAGATCCACGCAACTGGTGCGCTGCTCACCAGTTCCATCACAGGCCTGCCCGACATGCCTGTCGAAGATGTGGTCATTGCGAACTCCAGCTTCCGCATGTCCGAACACGGCAGCGCTGCCTGGACACACGCCGAGATTCCTGAATACGCCGAACGCTACCCCGAAGCCCGCATGTTCGGACGGCTCCCCGCCTCCGGAGTCTACGTACGCCATGCACGCGAGATCCGCATCAAGAACACTGAGTTCAGAACTGACTTGCCAGAGGAGCGTCCCGCCATCGTCTGTGATGAGGTGCACGATCTCGAACTTTGTGGACTTACCATGTCCGCCCCATCCTCAACAGAAGCCGCCATCGAGTTGCGCAACACGTCCGACGCCTTCATCCAGGGAGCCCGTGTCACTCAGCAGGCGGCCTCCATGCTCCATGTCTCCGGCGCGTCCTCGCGTCACATCGTTCTATCGGCCAACGATCTTTCCCGAGTACGCACGCCCTCGGTCTTTTCGGACGGAGCCTCTGCCGAAGCCATCGTATCGCTCTAG
- a CDS encoding alpha/beta hydrolase, with protein MSAARPRVPKILLLALSWSILHGSSAAAQQSTIPLWPTSAPLSHGATAEDQPSIDVYLPSDNPTATGVLVIPGGGYHYLAAPEGKPVALWLQSHGIAAFVLHYRVDPYRYPAEMLDGLRAVRLVRSKAKEFGIADTKIGVWGFSAGGHLASYVMTQSQRTLLPPQDAIDSISARPDFGILAYPVISMRPGVTHHGSHESLLGPDATPDLETLLSNELHVTADTPPAFLFSTTDDGVVAVQNSVAFYQACIDHHVSAEMHLFEHGPHGVVLAQNLPGPDAWPSLLATWMTRHGWMKQ; from the coding sequence ATGTCGGCAGCACGTCCACGCGTCCCAAAAATCCTCCTCCTTGCGCTCTCATGGAGTATTCTCCATGGCTCGTCAGCTGCTGCTCAGCAAAGCACCATCCCACTGTGGCCCACATCCGCGCCTCTCTCGCACGGAGCTACTGCCGAAGATCAGCCTTCGATCGACGTCTATCTCCCCTCCGACAATCCCACCGCCACGGGAGTTCTCGTCATCCCGGGCGGCGGCTATCACTACCTCGCTGCGCCTGAAGGCAAGCCCGTCGCGCTCTGGCTTCAATCGCACGGCATCGCCGCCTTCGTTCTACACTATCGCGTGGACCCCTATCGCTACCCCGCTGAGATGCTAGATGGCCTGCGCGCCGTTCGCCTGGTGCGATCCAAAGCGAAGGAGTTCGGCATCGCAGACACAAAGATCGGTGTCTGGGGCTTCTCCGCCGGTGGCCATCTCGCCTCCTACGTCATGACGCAGTCCCAGCGGACGCTCCTTCCTCCACAGGACGCGATCGACAGCATCAGCGCCCGCCCGGACTTCGGCATCCTCGCTTATCCTGTGATCTCGATGCGCCCCGGCGTCACGCATCACGGCTCGCACGAGAGCCTCCTCGGCCCAGACGCCACGCCTGATTTAGAGACCTTGCTCTCGAACGAACTGCACGTTACCGCCGACACCCCACCCGCATTCCTCTTCTCTACCACGGACGACGGCGTTGTCGCCGTACAAAATAGCGTCGCCTTCTACCAGGCCTGCATCGACCACCATGTCTCCGCGGAGATGCATCTGTTCGAGCACGGCCCGCACGGAGTTGTCCTCGCGCAGAACCTTCCTGGCCCTGATGCATGGCCCAGCCTGCTGGCAACGTGGATGACCCGCCATGGCTGGATGAAGCAGTAA